A single window of Brevundimonas naejangsanensis DNA harbors:
- the dxs gene encoding 1-deoxy-D-xylulose-5-phosphate synthase — MSNTPLLDTVKFPADTRGFDIPQLKQLADEVRAETIDAVSVTGGHLGAGLGVVELTVALHHVFETPQDILIWDVGHQCYPHKILTGRRDRIRTLRQGGGLSGFTKRSESEYDPFGAAHASTSISAALGFAAARDAKGGNNRVVAVIGDGSMSAGMAYEAMNNAAEATSGQLMVILNDNDMSIAPPVGGMSAYLAKQVSGGTYQNIRKVGKKFVDHMPRPFRDAARKAEEYARGMIVGGTFFEELGFYYIGPIDGHDMENLVPILKNAAAITDRPVLVHVVTQKGKGYAPAESSADKLHAVVKFDVVSGKQAKAVSNAPSYTKVFGTELIKHAQADPTIMAVTAAMPSGTGLDLFGQAFPDRTFDVGIAEQHAVTFAAGLAADGMKPVCAIYSTFLQRGYDQVVHDVAIQSLPVRFAMDRAGLVGADGATHAGSFDIGFMGALPGMVLMAAADEAELAAMISTSLAIDDRPSAFRYPRGEGVGVDIPELAAPLEIGKGRIVREGTSVAILSLGTRLQESLKAADLLAAKGVSATVADARFAKPLDADLILRLAREHEALITVEEGAMGGFGAFVLQLLAEKGALDAGLKVRTLHLPDIFQDQDKPEIMYAQAGLNAEHIAAAASTALGVDASRAVRA, encoded by the coding sequence ATGTCCAACACCCCGCTTCTCGACACCGTCAAGTTTCCCGCCGACACGCGGGGCTTCGACATTCCCCAGCTGAAACAGCTGGCGGACGAGGTGCGCGCGGAAACCATCGACGCCGTATCGGTGACCGGCGGCCACCTGGGCGCCGGTCTGGGCGTGGTCGAGCTGACGGTCGCCCTGCACCACGTCTTCGAGACGCCGCAGGACATTCTGATCTGGGACGTCGGCCACCAGTGCTACCCGCACAAGATCCTGACCGGGCGGCGCGACCGGATTCGCACATTGAGACAGGGCGGCGGCCTGTCGGGCTTCACCAAGCGGTCCGAGAGCGAATACGACCCCTTCGGCGCGGCCCACGCCTCGACCTCCATCTCGGCGGCGCTCGGCTTCGCCGCCGCGCGGGACGCCAAGGGCGGGAACAACCGCGTCGTGGCTGTCATCGGCGACGGCTCCATGTCGGCGGGCATGGCCTATGAGGCGATGAACAACGCGGCCGAGGCCACCAGCGGCCAGCTGATGGTCATCCTGAACGACAACGACATGTCGATCGCCCCGCCCGTCGGCGGCATGAGCGCCTATCTGGCCAAACAGGTCTCGGGCGGGACCTATCAGAACATCCGCAAGGTCGGGAAGAAGTTCGTCGACCATATGCCGCGCCCCTTCCGCGACGCCGCGCGCAAGGCCGAGGAATACGCTCGGGGCATGATCGTGGGCGGCACCTTCTTCGAGGAGTTGGGCTTCTACTACATCGGGCCGATCGACGGCCACGACATGGAAAACCTGGTCCCCATCCTGAAGAACGCGGCCGCCATCACCGACCGCCCGGTGCTGGTCCACGTCGTCACCCAGAAGGGCAAGGGTTACGCCCCAGCCGAGAGCAGCGCCGACAAGCTGCACGCCGTGGTCAAGTTCGACGTGGTGTCGGGCAAGCAGGCCAAGGCCGTCTCCAACGCCCCCAGCTACACCAAGGTGTTCGGCACCGAGCTGATCAAGCACGCGCAAGCCGATCCGACCATCATGGCCGTCACCGCCGCCATGCCGTCGGGCACGGGGCTGGACCTGTTCGGCCAGGCCTTCCCGGATCGCACCTTCGACGTCGGCATCGCCGAACAGCATGCTGTAACCTTCGCCGCCGGCCTGGCCGCCGACGGCATGAAGCCGGTCTGCGCCATCTACTCCACCTTCCTGCAGCGCGGCTATGATCAGGTCGTCCATGATGTGGCGATCCAGTCCCTGCCGGTGCGCTTCGCCATGGACCGCGCCGGTCTGGTGGGCGCGGACGGCGCGACCCACGCCGGGTCGTTCGACATCGGCTTCATGGGGGCTCTGCCCGGCATGGTGCTGATGGCCGCCGCCGACGAGGCCGAACTGGCGGCCATGATCTCGACCTCGCTGGCCATCGACGATCGCCCCAGCGCCTTCCGCTATCCGCGCGGCGAGGGCGTGGGCGTGGACATCCCCGAACTGGCCGCCCCGCTGGAGATCGGCAAGGGCCGCATCGTGCGCGAAGGCACGTCGGTCGCCATCCTGTCGCTGGGCACCCGCCTGCAGGAATCGCTGAAGGCGGCCGATCTGCTGGCGGCCAAGGGCGTCTCGGCCACCGTCGCCGACGCCCGCTTCGCCAAGCCGCTGGACGCCGATCTGATCCTGCGTCTGGCGCGCGAGCACGAGGCCCTGATCACGGTCGAAGAGGGCGCCATGGGCGGCTTCGGCGCCTTCGTGCTGCAACTGCTGGCCGAGAAGGGCGCGCTGGACGCCGGGCTCAAGGTCCGCACCCTGCACCTGCCCGACATCTTCCAGGACCAGGACAAGCCCGAGATCATGTACGCCCAGGCCGGCCTGAACGCCGAGCACATCGCCGCCGCCGCCTCTACGGCGTTGGGCGTCGACGCCAGCCGGGCCGTGCGGGCGTAG